One Clostridium estertheticum DNA segment encodes these proteins:
- a CDS encoding DUF3048 domain-containing protein, which translates to MKNKSKLLLFCIIISMCFIAEGCIKKVKPIITPTPSPLTPAKTEAPIKTPQKYFAPYTGEEVKKEILDNIAVLAIVENSQTARPQSGINAADIVYETLAEGGTPRFIALFQSGDAQKIGPIRSARSYFLDISKEYNLPFAHCGGSEEALDEIKNENLMSMNEMKYASTYWRDNLRKAPHNLYTSTDKLRELVKTKKFIKAPTVKLKFDKSYWDSNKFSPATNVFLKINNLYNTSYTYKDGLYFKSMDGVSSTNKEDKLPLAFKNIVVQITSIKTQADGLHLDIALVGTGDGYVISNGKFVKMHWSKKNVVSQTLLTDEQGNELPLNPGKTWWNIVDKSSKIDIK; encoded by the coding sequence TTGAAAAATAAGTCTAAGTTATTATTATTTTGTATAATTATTTCAATGTGCTTTATTGCAGAGGGCTGTATCAAAAAAGTTAAACCTATTATTACTCCTACTCCTAGCCCATTAACACCTGCAAAAACAGAGGCCCCTATAAAGACCCCGCAAAAATACTTTGCTCCCTATACAGGTGAAGAAGTAAAAAAAGAAATATTAGATAATATTGCTGTGCTTGCCATAGTAGAAAATTCCCAAACTGCAAGACCTCAATCTGGAATAAACGCTGCGGATATAGTTTATGAAACCTTGGCTGAAGGCGGTACGCCTAGATTCATTGCATTATTTCAAAGCGGCGATGCGCAAAAGATTGGACCAATTAGAAGCGCCAGGTCTTATTTCTTAGATATTTCAAAAGAATATAACCTTCCTTTTGCTCATTGTGGAGGAAGCGAAGAGGCTCTTGACGAAATAAAGAATGAAAACTTAATGAGTATGAATGAAATGAAGTACGCTTCTACTTATTGGAGAGATAACCTGAGGAAAGCTCCTCATAACCTTTATACTTCTACAGATAAATTAAGAGAGCTTGTTAAAACAAAAAAATTTATAAAAGCCCCCACTGTAAAATTGAAATTTGACAAGAGCTATTGGGATAGCAATAAATTTTCCCCAGCTACAAATGTATTTTTAAAAATAAATAACCTTTACAACACTAGTTATACCTATAAAGATGGCCTTTACTTTAAAAGCATGGATGGAGTATCTTCAACTAATAAAGAGGATAAGCTTCCTTTAGCCTTTAAAAATATAGTGGTGCAAATCACTTCCATTAAAACACAAGCGGATGGTCTTCATTTAGACATTGCTCTTGTTGGCACGGGAGATGGTTATGTTATTAGCAATGGCAAGTTTGTTAAAATGCACTGGTCTAAGAAAAATGTAGTTTCGCAAACCCTGCTGACTGATGAACAAGGTAATGAATTGCCACTGAATCCTGGAAAAACTTGGTGGAATATTGTAGATAAGAGTAGTAAAATAGATATTAAATAA
- a CDS encoding 5'-nucleotidase C-terminal domain-containing protein, which yields MVKQKKILSWIMSLALLLFNFSGLIGAQVVKAADGTGTVDSPYTVAQAYAIQNSSIATVQGYIVGQPISITGMLTAGFTGDTAIAIADTINETDLTKILYIQLPATPTSLRANYGLLTNPTVKGTLVKATGGLINYFSTHPGLKNTTAIQNVASTVNVTVTTVTLDKATLDLGIGKTSPVVAIISPNNATNKAVIWSSSDNAVATVANGIVTGVALGTTEIAATSVDGNIRSSLCVVTVTANAPPANKTFDIVEITDFHGQLLDSTNTKPVGAALAKVVKDVKAANPDRTLIIGGGDLYQGTPVSNVLHGVPVQQVMSNIGMEVTALGNHEFDWGLNVINTETMINANYSIVCANMYEKGTNNRPYPAYKIITKDGVRIAVIGAILKDAPTIIMPALVSPFNFRDPATEINAVAADIRTNNLADIVLADIHDGGSSLNAIVNKLSGIDAVFGGHDHTAADIVNVDATGKAVPTLDAASTGKGYIDLKITVDPTNKIVGFSAKGQNWKALTTTVDSPTDPTCKKIVDDASAALLPIFNEVIGNDMVAYTSVQADSPYGESQLGNWMADVVKNYPASPAEVGMVNNGGIRLSPIPAGNITVGTIFNIMPFDNTVCTATMTGAQLKYIFEQAVQTNGKGIQISGVKFAYDSSKPSYKPAVLAADGVTITTPEVLGQRVLSIIRESDSTVVKDTDILKVNAPDFVATGGDTFTGFLVPSIVASLEDSHYTVRDALNADVRAKGKITVVMNNRVDNQMQVVAPVVMTIAEARTTDKTAVILTGTVTSVAGKNVWMQDNGVNPTAGICVYNSAGFTAKKGDSITVTGNLSVFNGLLEVTPTSASGVLIVSTGNVVTPKQVKISDISDALQGQLIILKNVKFTSIDNAGASFIEDSTGSVNVYAMPIVAGLAIGDIADVTAAVTRYTTTLELSVGSSADVVKVGTVPPGAGTTISVVATSDIHGNVLNFDYGTNAAPSTGQGLAKVSTYVKSLRAANSNVMLIDNGDTIQGTPLVYYYNMIDKATVYPMSAVMGEMGYDTWTLGNHEFNYGLDTLNRIIADGKAKNIHMLSANTYKTDGTNFVEPYIIKPFVINGKTIKVAVLGLTTKTIPSWEDPAHYADLHFNDLVDEARKWVPIIKAAGADVVVVSAHTGEEGAADVIPENQAKALATQVSGIDVIVAGHAHSTLNDLTLKNPEGKIVPILEPGKWGQKVSQIDIAVDATGTVTGLTTKNVTMGSTIAEDPAIAALIAPYQAKTLEYTATVLGQSTGEYKGNKQITEPTEIMELINKVQASAAGTQLSIAAPLSLSAYIPSGNITIKDIMGVYVYENFLYGVNMNGKQIKDWMEYTVRYYKQVSNSTDPIVKDPALNIADYNLDQLYGASYDIDLTEPAGTIDPVTKQIASGNRIKNLKFNGQLVKDSDVFTVAINNYRYNGGGGFMAAAGISNTDLRLVTYDSAKALGDDGQVRSLMMKYVQDHGTITPSSTNNWKITVSPIQQQVDVTGVSLDKTTASIKNTETLNLIATVTPANATNKNVNFNSSNPLVATVDADGVVKAVNEGKTIITVITTDGGFTATCEVIVIDKTAPIITITGVENGEAYERTNTLNIIVIAEDNNSGLDKLATTLDSVKISNNQVVHLETLAFGSHQIVATAVDKAGNIAIKELNFTITATLKTTIGLLESFYDQGLFKNKGNYNSLYTKLSKGNTTAFTNELLAQKGKGVDEHVADVLIEYVNWINAK from the coding sequence ATGGTAAAACAAAAAAAGATACTAAGTTGGATAATGTCATTAGCTTTATTATTATTTAATTTTAGTGGGCTTATTGGAGCTCAAGTTGTAAAGGCAGCAGATGGTACTGGAACAGTAGATAGTCCATATACAGTAGCTCAGGCATATGCAATTCAGAATAGTAGCATTGCAACAGTTCAGGGGTATATAGTTGGACAGCCTATTAGTATTACAGGAATGTTGACGGCTGGTTTTACTGGTGATACCGCTATTGCAATAGCTGATACTATCAATGAAACAGATCTAACCAAAATATTATATATTCAACTTCCAGCAACGCCAACTTCCCTTAGGGCAAATTATGGTTTATTAACTAATCCAACTGTTAAAGGTACATTAGTTAAAGCTACCGGTGGTTTAATTAATTACTTTTCTACACATCCAGGTTTAAAGAACACAACTGCAATACAAAATGTAGCTTCTACCGTCAATGTAACCGTTACCACAGTCACGTTAGACAAGGCTACATTAGACCTAGGAATTGGAAAAACCTCTCCAGTAGTAGCAATTATATCTCCAAATAATGCTACAAATAAAGCCGTTATCTGGTCTTCTAGCGATAATGCTGTAGCAACAGTAGCTAATGGAATAGTTACAGGTGTTGCTTTAGGAACCACGGAAATTGCAGCTACAAGCGTTGATGGAAATATAAGATCATCATTATGCGTAGTAACAGTTACTGCTAACGCACCACCCGCAAATAAAACATTTGATATAGTAGAAATTACAGATTTTCATGGACAGCTTTTAGATTCTACTAATACAAAACCTGTAGGAGCGGCGCTTGCAAAAGTGGTTAAAGATGTAAAAGCTGCAAACCCAGATAGAACACTCATCATTGGTGGAGGGGATTTATATCAAGGAACACCAGTATCAAACGTATTACATGGAGTTCCAGTTCAACAGGTAATGAGCAACATAGGAATGGAAGTTACAGCTCTAGGCAATCATGAATTTGATTGGGGACTTAATGTAATTAATACTGAAACTATGATTAATGCAAATTATAGTATTGTTTGTGCTAACATGTATGAAAAAGGAACTAATAATAGACCATATCCAGCATATAAAATAATTACTAAGGATGGCGTTAGGATAGCAGTTATTGGCGCTATACTTAAAGATGCTCCAACTATCATCATGCCGGCTTTAGTATCTCCTTTTAATTTTAGAGATCCAGCTACAGAAATTAATGCCGTTGCAGCAGATATTAGAACTAATAATTTGGCTGACATAGTATTAGCAGATATACATGATGGAGGCTCATCACTAAATGCTATAGTTAACAAATTATCAGGAATAGATGCAGTGTTTGGTGGACATGATCATACTGCTGCAGATATAGTAAATGTTGATGCAACTGGCAAAGCTGTTCCAACATTAGATGCAGCATCCACTGGAAAAGGCTATATTGATCTAAAGATTACAGTAGACCCAACAAATAAAATAGTTGGTTTCTCGGCCAAAGGTCAAAATTGGAAAGCACTTACAACTACAGTAGATTCACCAACAGATCCTACTTGCAAAAAAATAGTAGATGATGCAAGTGCAGCATTACTTCCAATATTTAATGAAGTTATTGGAAATGATATGGTAGCTTATACAAGTGTTCAAGCAGACTCACCTTATGGAGAATCACAACTAGGAAATTGGATGGCAGATGTTGTAAAGAACTATCCAGCATCACCTGCAGAAGTAGGCATGGTAAATAATGGAGGTATTAGATTAAGTCCAATTCCTGCAGGCAATATAACTGTTGGAACAATATTTAACATTATGCCTTTCGATAATACAGTTTGTACTGCAACCATGACAGGTGCACAGCTTAAATACATTTTTGAGCAAGCCGTTCAAACTAATGGTAAAGGAATACAAATTTCTGGAGTTAAATTTGCATACGATTCCTCGAAACCATCATATAAACCTGCAGTACTCGCAGCTGATGGAGTAACAATTACAACACCAGAAGTACTTGGTCAAAGAGTTCTTAGTATAATAAGAGAAAGCGACAGCACAGTCGTTAAAGATACGGATATACTAAAAGTAAATGCTCCAGATTTCGTAGCTACTGGCGGAGACACTTTTACAGGATTTTTAGTTCCATCCATAGTAGCTAGCTTAGAAGATTCACATTATACTGTAAGAGATGCTTTAAATGCCGATGTTAGAGCTAAAGGGAAAATAACAGTTGTAATGAATAACAGAGTAGACAATCAAATGCAAGTAGTAGCTCCTGTAGTAATGACTATAGCAGAAGCTAGAACTACAGATAAAACAGCAGTTATACTTACCGGAACTGTAACATCAGTTGCTGGCAAAAATGTTTGGATGCAGGATAATGGAGTTAATCCTACAGCAGGAATTTGCGTATATAATTCAGCTGGTTTTACTGCTAAAAAGGGAGATAGTATAACAGTTACGGGAAATTTATCAGTATTTAATGGGTTATTAGAAGTAACACCAACTTCTGCTTCTGGTGTACTAATAGTAAGTACAGGAAATGTAGTTACCCCTAAACAAGTTAAAATAAGTGATATTAGTGACGCATTACAAGGACAATTAATTATACTTAAAAATGTTAAATTCACAAGCATAGATAATGCAGGTGCTTCATTTATTGAAGATTCAACAGGAAGCGTAAATGTATATGCTATGCCTATTGTAGCTGGACTCGCAATAGGAGATATCGCTGATGTAACAGCAGCTGTAACAAGGTATACTACTACTTTAGAATTATCAGTTGGAAGTTCAGCTGATGTAGTTAAGGTAGGAACAGTACCACCTGGAGCAGGCACAACTATCTCAGTAGTGGCAACTTCAGATATACATGGAAATGTACTAAATTTTGATTATGGAACAAATGCAGCACCTTCTACTGGACAAGGCCTTGCAAAGGTCTCAACTTATGTTAAGAGTTTAAGAGCAGCTAATTCAAATGTTATGCTAATAGATAATGGAGATACTATTCAAGGCACTCCACTTGTTTATTACTATAATATGATAGATAAAGCTACAGTTTACCCAATGTCAGCTGTCATGGGCGAAATGGGCTATGATACATGGACACTTGGAAATCATGAATTTAACTATGGATTAGATACATTAAATAGAATAATTGCAGATGGAAAAGCAAAAAATATTCATATGTTGTCAGCTAATACTTACAAGACTGATGGTACAAATTTTGTTGAACCATATATTATTAAACCCTTTGTTATTAATGGTAAAACAATTAAAGTAGCAGTACTTGGACTAACAACAAAAACTATACCTAGTTGGGAAGACCCAGCTCATTATGCCGATTTACATTTTAATGATTTAGTTGACGAAGCCAGAAAATGGGTTCCAATAATAAAAGCAGCTGGAGCAGACGTTGTAGTAGTATCTGCACACACTGGAGAAGAAGGTGCAGCAGATGTTATTCCTGAAAATCAAGCTAAGGCATTGGCAACTCAAGTAAGTGGAATAGATGTTATAGTTGCAGGGCATGCACACAGTACTTTAAATGATTTAACACTTAAAAATCCAGAAGGAAAAATAGTACCAATATTAGAGCCAGGTAAATGGGGACAAAAGGTATCACAAATTGATATAGCTGTTGATGCAACAGGAACGGTTACAGGATTAACTACTAAAAATGTAACTATGGGTAGTACTATAGCAGAAGATCCCGCTATAGCCGCTCTAATTGCACCATATCAAGCTAAGACATTAGAGTATACAGCAACAGTACTTGGTCAATCTACTGGAGAATATAAAGGCAATAAGCAAATTACTGAACCAACAGAAATAATGGAGTTAATAAACAAAGTTCAGGCGAGTGCAGCTGGAACACAACTTTCAATTGCAGCTCCACTAAGTTTATCAGCTTATATTCCAAGTGGAAATATAACTATTAAAGATATTATGGGCGTTTATGTATACGAAAACTTCCTTTATGGAGTAAATATGAATGGAAAACAAATAAAGGATTGGATGGAATATACAGTTAGATACTACAAACAAGTATCTAACTCAACAGATCCAATAGTTAAAGATCCTGCATTAAATATAGCAGATTATAACTTAGACCAATTATACGGAGCAAGTTATGATATTGACTTAACAGAGCCAGCAGGAACAATTGACCCAGTTACTAAACAAATTGCATCTGGAAATAGAATAAAGAACCTAAAGTTTAACGGACAATTAGTTAAGGATTCAGATGTATTTACAGTTGCAATAAACAACTACAGATACAATGGTGGCGGAGGATTCATGGCTGCTGCTGGAATAAGTAACACTGATCTACGTTTAGTTACTTATGATTCAGCTAAAGCGCTTGGTGATGATGGTCAAGTTAGAAGTTTAATGATGAAATACGTTCAAGACCATGGAACAATAACACCATCTTCAACAAACAACTGGAAGATAACAGTATCACCAATACAACAACAAGTTGATGTAACAGGAGTTAGTCTTGATAAAACAACTGCTTCAATAAAAAATACTGAGACCTTAAATTTAATAGCAACTGTAACACCAGCTAATGCAACAAATAAGAATGTAAACTTTAATTCAAGCAATCCATTAGTTGCAACAGTAGATGCTGATGGAGTAGTAAAGGCAGTTAATGAAGGAAAAACAATAATAACAGTAATAACAACTGATGGAGGCTTTACAGCTACTTGTGAAGTAATAGTTATTGATAAGACAGCTCCAATTATAACAATTACTGGCGTTGAAAATGGCGAGGCGTACGAAAGAACAAACACACTTAACATTATAGTCATAGCAGAAGATAATAATTCTGGCTTAGATAAGCTAGCAACAACATTGGATAGTGTTAAAATAAGTAACAATCAAGTTGTACACCTTGAAACACTTGCTTTTGGAAGTCATCAAATAGTTGCTACTGCAGTAGATAAAGCAGGAAATATAGCTATCAAGGAACTAAATTTCACTATAACAGCCACACTTAAAACCACAATTGGTTTGCTTGAAAGCTTCTATGATCAAGGATTGTTTAAGAATAAGGGTAATTATAACAGCCTATATACTAAGTTATCAAAGGGAAATACAACAGCATTTACAAATGAGTTATTAGCACAAAAGGGTAAGGGCGTAGATGAACATGTAGCAGATGTTCTTATAGAGTATGTAAACTGGATTAACGCAAAATAG